GGGTATTGACCCCTTAGACTTTGAAGACTATAATTCCCGCGAATCGCAGGCATACTTTGCCTATCTCATCAATCCCGTTGGAGGCCAGGAACCCTTTGAATATTATACTGCACTGGACGATTCGGCAATAGATATAGTACAGCAAAAATCTATACAGCGCAGGGGAGCTGCCAATGATATTACCTTTTCATTTGCGGCAAACTACTCCAACAAACTTTACCTGGGTTTGACGTTAGGAATTCCTACGATTGGATTTCATGAAAGGTCGACTTACCGGGAAGTGAACCGGAATCCGGAAGAAACAAACTTTGAAAGCCTGGAACTACGGGAAAGTATAGACACGCGCGGCTTTGGGGTTCATGGCATTTTCGGCCTGATTTACCGGCCTTCTGCAGCCGCCCGTTTTGGATTGAGTGTGGAAACCCCTACCAATTTCAGGATTAACGATAACTATAGCTTTTCTACTACCTCTGAACTCCTCATAGATGATGACGGTACTTTTACCTCAGATGAAGGAGAGTTTGATTATAATCTCACCACGCCATTAAAACTCAGGACCAGCGGGGCTTTCTTTTTTGAGGATAATGGGTTTCTTTCGGTTGATTACATGTTCTCCAATATTTCCAAAAGCTCCCTGACCTCCGATCTCTATGACTTTTTCAGTGAGAACCGAAACATTGAAAACTTTTACCGCTCAGTCCATGACGTAAAATTCGGAGGTGAGTTTCGTTATGATACCTACTACCTGCGGGCAGGACTTGGATTTGCTACTACCCCTTTTAATGATGACCTTGTGCCTAAAGCCGCCAATAGCAGCAGCCGGTCGTATTCTTTGGGTGGTGGATTCCGGGAAAACAATGTGTTCCTGGATCTGGGTTGGCAATTAACCAGTCGCAAAGAATTTGAAGTCCCGTATGAATTAGGAGAAACGGCTGTACCCGGTGCTGAAATGAGGATGAACAGAAATTTGTTCCTTTTGACGATCGGAACCCGTTTCTGATCGACTTCCCGACCGGAATTGAGTTCAGAACCCAAACCCACATTCCATTTACTTTATCCCAGGTTTAGCGAGATCTGTTTTTCCAGCTCATCAATTTTGCTGCGGAAAGCTTTGTCCGTCTCAATCAGGTTGGAAACAGTTTGACAGGCATGTATCACCGTTGAATGATCGCGGCCACCGAAGTGCCTGCCAATCTTAGCCAATGAATCTTTGGTGAATTGCTTGGCGAAATACATCGAGATCTGCCGGGCCTGCACGATGTGCCGTTTCCTTGATTTTGATTTCAGCAACTCCACCTCCATGCTGAAGTGTTCACAAATCAGGTCCTGTATATGATCAATGGTGAGCTCACGGGAAGAGTTCTTTATAAAGTTCTTCAGGATTTCGCGGGCCATTGGCAAGTCAATCTCTTTCTTGCTGATGGATGCATTGGCCAAAAGAGATATCAATGCACCTTCCAGTTCCCTCACGCTGGTAGTAATATTATACGCAACATATTCCACCACGTCTTTCTGAAGTTCAATTCCATTCTCATACATTTTGTGCTCCAGGATCGCCATGCGCGTTTCAAAATCAGGCGAAGTCATATCAGCAGACAAACCCCATTTGAAACGGGAGAGCAGCCGTTCTTCCAGACCTTTCAGATCTTTTGGCGGGCGGTCAGAAGTCAGAATGAGTTGTTTATTATTCTGATGCAAATGGTTGAAAATATGAAAGAAGATGTCCTGTGTCCGGTCCTTATTAGCAAAGAACTGAACGTCATCAAGAATTAGTACGTCTATTAACTGATAGAAATTGATAAAATCGTTTAAGCTGTTATTTTTCACCGCTTCAATAAACTGGTTGGTGAATTTTTCAGACGAAACGTAGAGGACAATCTTGTTCTTTAAGGTCTCCTTCACTTTGTTGCCGATAGACTGCGCCAGGTGGGTTTTGCCTAGGCCTACTCCTCCATAGATCACCAGGGGGTTGAACGAGGTACCTCCAGGTCTGGCCGCCACAGCCATTCCTGCTGATCGCGCAAGCCGGTTGCAATCTCCCTCTATAAAAGTATCAAAGGTGAAGTTGTTGTTGAGTTGCGAATCAATATTGAGCTTTTTAAGGCCCGGAATAATGAAGGGATTCTTAATCGAGGAGCTGATATTCATAGGCATGGAAATCTCAATTTCGTCTTCATGCCGGGCTTGCTGAGCCGGCATGTTGATAGTATATGGTTTGTGAGAACCTGAACTTTGCTCTACCACTATATTATATTCAAGTTTCGAGCCTGCACCAAGTTCCTTTTTCAGGGTCTTCTTCAGCAGATTCACATAATGTTCTTCGAGCCACTCATAGAAGAACAAACTCGGAACCTGAATGGTCAGGATCTTTCCTTCCAGCCTCACCGGCTTTATAGGAATAAACCATGTTTTATAACTCTGGGAGTTCACATTATCCTTGATAACAGACAAACAATTATTCCATACCTGCTCAGAGGTTATATTCATGGTCATCAAAATAAAGTTGGTTAGTAGGTTAAAATTTCAGGCCGGTCGCCAGCCCGAAATGGGGAGCTAATTTGAGGCTAATTTTTCAGAAAAAAATAAAGAATTACTGTTGATTTTTAAAGAATTTTTACAGGTACCGAAAGATTTTTTTTCGAGCTTTTTTGTCATTTTAAAGGAAAAATTATTTAGCGATGACGTTTACACAGGGAAATGAAACAGGGCTATTATTAACCTTATTATCAAATACTTACACCCGTCAACCGGGAGCTGGAAAAAATTAAAAGATTGTTCCAGACAGCTTCAAAATTGGCTGGTAGCACCGTGCCAGATTTTACTGATGGATTATTGATTTTTGTACTCATAATTGAGAAAAACTTTGTTTATAATAATTTCAGATTTTTTCTTGTTTTTATGGGAATTTTCTAACTCCTTGAACGCACTCTGAAGAAGGGGAAATAGAAGGAAAAAACAGGCTCCTGAAAACTTTTCCGGATTTTTTTTCTGAGGCCGGAAATTTTTTAAAATCTTCCTGAGTTATGTTCCGGAATATTCGCCTGCCACTTTCCTGAAAGCATCGGCAATTTCGCCCAGGGTGCAATATGCTTCCACGGCTTCTACAATATGCGGCATTAGGTTTTCCGAAGTGGCGGCCTTTTCCTCCAATCTCTTCAGCAAGGCGGCCACTTTCTCCGGGTTGCGAATGGCTTTCAGTTTCCGCAGTTCTTCGATCTGGTAATCTCGAATATTGTCATCCACGCTGAATACGTTCATCTGGGTCTGATCATCCGTTTCGTATTTATTTACCCCTACAATGATTCTTTCCTGCTCCTCCACCCTGGTTTGATACTCATAAGCTGCGCGCGCAATCTCATCCTGTATATATCCAGCTTCGATGGCACTTACAGAGCCACCCATTGCATCTATTCTTTCAATATACTCCCACGCTTTTGCTTCCAGTTCATCCGTAAGGGTTTCAACGAAATGGGAGCCGCCCATCGGATCGGCAGTGGCAGTGACCCCGCTTTCATGCGCAATGATCTGTTGTGTGCGCAAGGCAGTTTGGGCAGCTTGCTCGGTAGGGAGCGAAAGAGCCTCATCATAGCCATTGGTATGCAATGATTGCGTACCGCCCATTACAGCCGCCAGCGCCTGAAGCGCCACGCGCACCACATTATTCTCTGGCTGACGAGCGGTCAACGTAGATCCTCCCGTCTGGCTATGAAACCGCAGCATCATGGCTTTTTCATCCGTTGCGCCCATTTCCTTCATTATTCCCGCCCACATTCTCCGTGCAGCTCTGAACTTGGCAATCTCCTCAAAGAAATTGTTATGGGCATTAAAAAAAAACGAAAGCCGTCTGCCAAAGACGTTAATGTCTAACCCTTTTGCCAGGGCAGCATTTACATAAGCCTTTCCATTGGCCAGCGTAAACGCAAGTTCCTGCGCTGCCGTTGATCCGGCTTCTCTGATGTGATAGCCTGAAATTGAGATTGTATTCCAACGCGGCACCTCTTTACTGCAATATGCAAAAATATCAGTGATGAGGCGCATTGAAAATTTTGGAGGATATATATATGTACCGCGCGCGGCATATTCTTTAAGAATGTCGTTCTGTACCGTTCCGCTGATCTTTTTCAAGTCGGCTCCCTGTTTTTTTGCCAGGGCAATGTAAAGCGCCAGCAGGGTAGAAGCTGTGGCATTGATGGTCATCGAAGAGGTGATCTTCTCCAGGTTTATCCCATCGAAAAGAATCTCCATGTCCTGGAGCGAATCAATGGCTACACCTACCTTACCTACTTCTCCCTCAGAAAATTCATGATCCGAATCATACCCGATTTGCGTTGGCAGGTCAAAAGCCACCGAAAGTCCGGTGGTGCCGTGGCTCAGAAGATAATGATAGCGCTTGTTGGATTCCTCTGCCGTAGAGAAGCCTGCATACTGCCGCATCGTCCAAAGCCGGCTGCGATACATTTCTTCATGAATTCCGCGCGTGTAGGGGAACTTGCCGGGATACTCATTTCTTTCTTTATGGCTGGTGTAAACCCGCTTTATGGCTATACCTGAATCAGTTGTGTATTTAGCTTCTCTTTCCGAATCTGTCATGGTTCCCTTCCGTTCCGTTCTGTTCCCTGTTTGTATTTTAGGGATGTCTCGTCTTTAGTTCAAAGGTCTGGTTTTGGAGATTAAGATTCAACTATCAAACAGGTCAATTTATTAGTTATAATATATCTATCTTAAGTCTATTTTGGCCGGGAAAATAAATATTAATTAAAATTTGTGACGGATTTTTTAATGGTGATTTAGAAAAATCAAAACATTAAAACAAAATATGTTGATTAAAAAAAGAACGATTTCGGCAGGTTCAACCGTGAATTGAAAAAAGTTTCAGAAAAATTTGCGTAGTCAAATAACTACACTAATATTTGCAGCCAAATAGCTACATAATGAAGCTGAGACGAGACGTGTTCCAGGCAATAGCCGACCCAACCAG
The Bacteroidia bacterium genome window above contains:
- the dnaA gene encoding chromosomal replication initiator protein DnaA, encoding MNITSEQVWNNCLSVIKDNVNSQSYKTWFIPIKPVRLEGKILTIQVPSLFFYEWLEEHYVNLLKKTLKKELGAGSKLEYNIVVEQSSGSHKPYTINMPAQQARHEDEIEISMPMNISSSIKNPFIIPGLKKLNIDSQLNNNFTFDTFIEGDCNRLARSAGMAVAARPGGTSFNPLVIYGGVGLGKTHLAQSIGNKVKETLKNKIVLYVSSEKFTNQFIEAVKNNSLNDFINFYQLIDVLILDDVQFFANKDRTQDIFFHIFNHLHQNNKQLILTSDRPPKDLKGLEERLLSRFKWGLSADMTSPDFETRMAILEHKMYENGIELQKDVVEYVAYNITTSVRELEGALISLLANASISKKEIDLPMAREILKNFIKNSSRELTIDHIQDLICEHFSMEVELLKSKSRKRHIVQARQISMYFAKQFTKDSLAKIGRHFGGRDHSTVIHACQTVSNLIETDKAFRSKIDELEKQISLNLG
- a CDS encoding methylmalonyl-CoA mutase family protein is translated as MTDSEREAKYTTDSGIAIKRVYTSHKERNEYPGKFPYTRGIHEEMYRSRLWTMRQYAGFSTAEESNKRYHYLLSHGTTGLSVAFDLPTQIGYDSDHEFSEGEVGKVGVAIDSLQDMEILFDGINLEKITSSMTINATASTLLALYIALAKKQGADLKKISGTVQNDILKEYAARGTYIYPPKFSMRLITDIFAYCSKEVPRWNTISISGYHIREAGSTAAQELAFTLANGKAYVNAALAKGLDINVFGRRLSFFFNAHNNFFEEIAKFRAARRMWAGIMKEMGATDEKAMMLRFHSQTGGSTLTARQPENNVVRVALQALAAVMGGTQSLHTNGYDEALSLPTEQAAQTALRTQQIIAHESGVTATADPMGGSHFVETLTDELEAKAWEYIERIDAMGGSVSAIEAGYIQDEIARAAYEYQTRVEEQERIIVGVNKYETDDQTQMNVFSVDDNIRDYQIEELRKLKAIRNPEKVAALLKRLEEKAATSENLMPHIVEAVEAYCTLGEIADAFRKVAGEYSGT